In the Deferribacterota bacterium genome, CAAAGAGGCCTTAGAGTATATAAAAGCACATAAAATTCCATTAGTATTAACTACAAGTAAAACTTATGATGAGACAGTTGAAATTATGAATGAGTTATCTTTAAATGAGCCCTTTATCATTGAAAATGGCGGAGGAGTATACTTCCCAAAAATTTATAATAATAAGACAGTACAATTTGGGGTCCAAAAAGATGAATATAAGCTTCTATCATTAGGGGTTGACATTAATTATTTATATAGTTTTGCAATAAAGATTAAAAATGAATTTAATTTAATATTATACAATGAATTATCAGTTGAAGAATTAATAGATATAACAGGGCTTTCAATGGAAAGTGCATTAAAGAGTATGAATAGAGAGTACTCTCTACCCTTTATAATGAATAATAGTAACGATGAAAAAATAGAAGCTTTAAGCTTGAAGTCTAAAGAATTTAATATTAAAATATTAAAGGGTGGTTTATTTTACAGCTTTGTTGGCATAGACCAAGACAAGGGAAGAGCTGCAAATATTGTAGTAAAGCATTTGAAAGAACTAATTGGCAGTTCCTTTGTAACAATTGGTATAGGTGATAGTGGGAATGATGCCGATATGTTAAACTTTGTTGATATGCCGATACTTGTAAAAAATAGACATGGGTGTTATAGCGATATTAAGGTTAAAGGTTTGCAGAAAAGCACCTTAATTGG is a window encoding:
- a CDS encoding HAD-IIB family hydrolase, giving the protein MNIIIFSDIDGTLLNYNNYSHDEAKEALEYIKAHKIPLVLTTSKTYDETVEIMNELSLNEPFIIENGGGVYFPKIYNNKTVQFGVQKDEYKLLSLGVDINYLYSFAIKIKNEFNLILYNELSVEELIDITGLSMESALKSMNREYSLPFIMNNSNDEKIEALSLKSKEFNIKILKGGLFYSFVGIDQDKGRAANIVVKHLKELIGSSFVTIGIGDSGNDADMLNFVDMPILVKNRHGCYSDIKVKGLQKSTLIGPAGFNEMILKVLKSLGV